actccTGAAGCCGAAGTTCAGGGTCTGCAATGTGAGTCAGCATTTCTATTTCATGGGGAGAAAAGAATCGTTGTGCAAAGGCTAAAATATCATTCTTTAACCTCCTTTGTTTCTCTTCCACATCAATACCAATCTACAATGAGAATGGCAACTTAATTCAATTCAAAGACAATggtcttcataaaaaaaaaaaagacaataggATAGAAAGTCATAAAACTAAAGGAGAATACAATGActtgtttacaaataaataactTCTGTGAAATAGAATACAATACATACAGGTGAACCCACAGTCACTCCACAAGCTATCAAAGAAGAAGTGTGTGAGATATTAAAATGCAGATGCGGTAGGCTCCAATCATCAGCATATTGCCAGTCCAACTATTCAAATATGTTACTATAAACTGTTAGTGTTTACAAAAAAGCTCATTGAACAAGGCATATCaactatgcaagaagaaagtgCAAGACAtacataagttaataaattaacaGTTTAAAAACACACCTCAGGCTTGCCATAATTGTTCTTCATAAACTTTAAGGATTTTGGATCAATTTGAAAATTCGTCTGATCTAGCAGTAAACAATATTGTTTAGATATATGATCTCTGTCATGATGTAGAAAgatcaaaaccaaatgaagcATAATTGAAACAACATACAAATTACAGATGTAATCATGGCAGATAGTTCCATATAAATCATATTCATGAAACATGTATGTGATATGCTTAATAAGTGAAAACTAATCAAATCAtgttaaaattgtaattaagcTGTAGGAGTAAACTATCATGTTGATTCTAGatgaaacatgaaacaaagaCAAAATGAGTGATCCACAAAATTGCCACTAGAATATTAGTTACTATGGTGGTATCAACCATTATACGAAACCACAATCTTTTGGTCCATTAACTTCTAAATGGTGACTGAAATACATAACATACGTAGATCtcaataacataaatatatacttGGAGATTGGTGCATATTAGAATAATGTTATACAAATGATAGAatgcaaaaggaagaagaaaaactaaGAAGGACAACAACACCAGAATAATAAAACTTACATCTTGCCAATGTAGTGCGAACCAATGCACGGGCCAGGAGTGCTCCTTTTCTCAGTTGTTCCCCACGCATGcgaaatatattttctttctcacAAGGTGATAGAATTTCTAAATATCGGTTCAATAGGGTTGTGCTCTTTACCTCATCAGGTAAAATATACCAAAAATGCACTTCCCtgcattaacataaaaataGTTGTACAGAATACATTAAATAACATTTTGCAAGATACATATATGGCTTTTCTAAAAACACAAATGACATCCACAACACTAACAAATcagtatttaatttaaatgaaaaaaaaaacataattgtaaGTATAAACAAGTTTAATGGTACAAAGGAAAGTAACaggtaattaaataataataaatatccaATAGCTTTATACCTTTGTGTTGGGAGTTGAACAGGAGGTAAATAGGATGCAGCAGTAGTGACTAGATTCCTTCCAAAGCAATATATATTCATCATCAGCCGTGCTTTGTCTCGCAAAGAAATCATGCACAGGACAAAGCAAACCTAGTATTGCATTGTCTTCCAATTCAGTTCTTCAGAGCAGTAATAGACAAGAACAAGATAAACATAGCGACATCCAGGGAAACATCAAAATGCTATTAAGATGATAAAATGTAcccaaaaaaaagaagttaacatACAACTCAAATATAGATGTGTTTCACAATTTGCATCCTGTTTAAATTTCAACACTAAGGTAAatatcattaggcaatttaattaaccagattaaaaaaaaaaactgattcgGTCACTTTTGGATCTCTTTGATGCATTCCTTCAAACACCCAATAAGCACAAGAAGATCAAAATAAATCGTTCTCACAGACAGGCCGTACAAATCTGTCTTACACCAACTACAATAATTCGCATTATAGCTCGAAACAGAAACAGGTACAGGTAcagcacaataaaaaaaatgcaatgaaaCAGATAATGATAGTAGTGAAATTCCTTACCTGTTGTGAGTACGCGTCACAGGAAGGGGGGACTTAGCATATGATTTGAATTGAAGCAAAAGGAGATAGGAGCTTGAGACCAATTGGTGGGAGAAGTTGCGAATGAAGTTGATTTTCGTAAGCGATGGAGATGTCCCCTTTCTGTCAattacaaatacaaaattgaggGATCATTTAGTAATGGGTTAGTTGATAGGGTCAATTTAATTTGAAGGTCCCCATGGGATCTTTCTTTCCGCCTTCCCCTCATAGTTTCATGTTCACTTGGAATAAACCCAACTAAAAGATTGGGGACTCCAAAATTGACTTTTAAACTTATTCATAGGATTTAATGAACTGAATTTGAGTTTAAATTTGAACTTTAAGTTAAAATTGAACCACATATAACTGAATTTAGAGATGACTTTGTGAATCAATTTGACATATCTCTCTATTTATGTTTACTAAATTTATCtatcaatatattaaatattttatgttattgaattcttaaaattttttattttatttaatatttttttagtatgaaatgaataaataaaaacatgtacaatgattataaatttaatatatatatatatatatatatatatattaaaaaatacatatatatgtagtaatatattatatattattaaattgatgtgATTATTTTTCCACTAAttccatattaattttatttttgcatataataaaataaataagtataaatatataaaataattataattttaaattgaattaagtTGATAAGTTGAAACAAATTGTAAGTTAGTTTGAATTAAgtattaagttaaaaataaagatttatattaaattcaattcaacctttgaattgatttatttcTTAGTCAAAACTCAACTCATTTTTTATcctaatttattatgtaatattttttaattaatgtaatacatttactaatcataattattattaataatttaataaaatgaccaaaagtcctgaatttttaaaattaaaggacaAATTatctcaattaaatattttataagaaccaaaatgataagaaaatcaaaattacattttaatcaTTCTATTATAGGATAATTACTGTGTTCCATTACCGATAGGCCcgctaaaaaagaaaatcattctgttccatacacaaaaaaaatattgtgtccCATTCAAGTTTGCTAACAGCGTATGTCTCATCAATATTTTGGTATATGATAGTcatgaaaaatatgaatgaaTTGGAAGCTAAAAGTTTGATTTGAAACGTtggatttgtaattttttacaaGTCCAATCAAATAGAAACTACTctaaatatgatttttgaaCTAATTTTGACCAAACTCCGACTAATGTTGACTAATTTTAAGGATGGGGCTCAAAGCCTCTCAAGGATACTAGCTCTATCTTAACGTATAAATGAAACGAAAACGCCTTGGGCATGCTTTGAACCCTTGACCTGCAGCATGAAAGGACTCCCTTTGTCACTAAACTACTgcaatttaattgtttattaaatGCAGTTCATGTGTATTTATAACTTCTGAAGGATAAATGATTTATGCgcaaatagtttaaaattgtgTGTCTCTAAGTTATTATGAACAtgcaatattatgttaaatactgGTATGCATTGGATTTCATCCTTTAAAGTTTATTACATGTTGAATGGATATACGtacaatgttattttgaattggtatacatgtaatttttatgattcaatattgagcatatttgcattattaagtatgtttatgcaaaaattatttttgaatgttaagtgattaatataattttattaaattagagaatagccacaacatctttaattgagtaaaattatatgctaaatttttaatcacattagaaatattaattgtgattaatcatatgtaatatgatgaaatctacccacagaaattttgttatatttgtatgattaattagcataaaatattaaattatatttcttaatttacccataggaattaaggaaaagaacatgatttaatagttttatcataaagttgcatgatgaatctaattgagtaggactttagcccacaggcaagttttgtgtcactagattcatatattgagacatgatttgcattggcaaaatatgacatttgtttagtctcaaattttcttaatgagcatgtgtgtttgtttgcaGTTTCACAATCTATGAATATTTCTTGTGACCTTCCCATTTTGGAAGgtgataattataaggtttggaaggaaagagttctccttcatttgggctggatggatattgactatgctataaggaaggATGAGTCACCGGCCATTACTGAAACTAGCGAACCTGATGTTGTTGATCTTTATGAAAAGTGGGAGAGATCTAATCGTCTCTCCGTTATGTTCATAAAAACCAACATATCCGCTAGTATTCAAGGTTCAGTTGACCAGCATGATAAGGTCAGAGATCTATTGAAAGTCATTGATGAACAGTTTACGACCTCTGAGAAGTCGCTTGCTAGCACACTCATTATGCAATTCTCTTTCATTAAGCTTACTGGAATGAGGGGTGTGCGTGAACATATCATGCGCTTAAGGGACATAGTGGCTCAATTGAAAACCCTGGAAGTTACTATGTCTGAATCCTTCCTGgtacatttcattttgtgcacCCTACCTCAACAGTATACACCCTTCAAAatctcctacaacacacataaggataaatggtctattaatgaattgatgaccatgtgtgttcaagaagaggagagattgataatggaagagggtgagaaggtAAATTTGACTACTTCTACTTCTGGAAAAGATAGGAAGAAGTCTGTAGGCACCAATAAAGGAAGGATTCCGACtcaaccaacaattaaaaaggagtcaaagtgtttcttttgtaaaaggaaaggacacatgaagaaggactgccccaaatttaaaagttggtttgagaagaaaggtacacCATTTGCCTTtgtttgttatgaatctaatatgattaatgtgaatcataatacatggtggattgactctggttctacaatccatgtttctaataccttgcagggtatggaaagcctaaggaagccagtgggaagtgagcagtgcatctactcagggagtaggatgagctcgcatgtagaggccattggaacgtgcgtcttagttttaagtagtgactttaaattacatttggagaaagttttttatgttcctaatttctgtaaaaacttaatttctgtttctaaacttgcacctttgggattttattttaattttacagactttggttttaatttactaaataaatctGAAATTATTGGTTGTGGTCAATTGGTTGATGATCTTTAttcgattgaattgaaaaatgacGCTACTTATATGCACGTTTCTGTTGGGTTAAAACAATGTATTGTGAATGAAGAATCCTCTATGTTGTGGCaccggagattaggacatatctctattgagagaatcaagcgattagtaaatgaaggagtacttagtactttggatttcgctgattttgagacttgtgtagattgcattaagggtaagcaaactaacaagtctaaaaagggtgcaaagaggagttctaatttattagaaatcatacatacagacatatgttgtccagacatggatgcaaatagtccgaaatacttcataacctttatagatgattattcacgatatatgtatCTCTACTTACTTCATTCTAAGAATGAAGTTTTAGATGcatttaaagtttttaaggctgaagttgagaaacaatgtggaaaacaaattaagatcgtgagatcagatagaggtggggagtactatggtagacacacagaggatggacaagcaccaggttcatttgcaaaatttcttcaagaaca
The nucleotide sequence above comes from Glycine soja cultivar W05 chromosome 11, ASM419377v2, whole genome shotgun sequence. Encoded proteins:
- the LOC114374107 gene encoding uncharacterized protein LOC114374107; the encoded protein is MISLRDKARLMMNIYCFGRNLVTTAASYLPPVQLPTQREVHFWYILPDEVKSTTLLNRYLEILSPCEKENIFRMRGEQLRKGALLARALVRTTLARYQTNFQIDPKSLKFMKNNYGKPELDWQYADDWSLPHLHFNISHTSSLIACGVTVGSPIGIDVEEKQRRLKNDILAFAQRFFSPHEIEMLTHIADPELRLQEFIKLWTLKESYVKAIGRGFSASPFKTFTIRLRDHHVKGDIHAPPLITSKAPDITVVEASDDVKNPSNNWQFVLLELAGSHYAAICIEQNSVNTGNGRIPINLTLRKTIPYVEDECISATDSAVVIGGLTRLSD